A single region of the Papilio machaon chromosome 13, ilPapMach1.1, whole genome shotgun sequence genome encodes:
- the LOC106717737 gene encoding G-protein coupled receptor Mth2: protein MKYFAVFFLLFMVHSCYCSPCKRTESLNITNGVVFDNGTVLFDGVQYTRETWYDLEEDGVVTRYGCPCIGRTCLWKCCGEGQAFFNKSCLNTDYSAANPFNPPVHKGKDQVDFASNKFFYMYTKLCTERYLVDPNTGLEDIFIQENASLYLSTSKSEVWLNPSRYCVDMMTNTNDDFRMVALVCYPDKAPDDDSPVLYITYAIGLMISIPFLLATFLVYAFIPELRNLHGMCLMAYCGGLIVAYMFLAYLKLHSGKIGVAMTGCYIIAFIVYYAFQTSFFWLNVMCFDIWRTFSGYRGSSNKRREKKRFVLYGAYAWGLPFILTIITITMQFADVPNNIITPGFGAMRCWFTNWMSELVYFLSPVLVLVVCNVVLFSVTAHRIRSIRQETAILKGAESARSDKLKRDKQRFGLYLKLFMVMGVNWTVEIISFSVGGSNWYWILIDISNIALGAVIFLIFVWKKKVRNLVAKKWRSIRGIRNTESAAWATRSSSAPTEDTRISNDETALRLKEIR, encoded by the exons atgaagtattttgcagtttttttcttattgtttaTGGTGCATTCGTGTTATTGCAGTCCATGTAAAAGAACTGAAAGCTTGAATATTACTAATGGTGTTGTTTTTGATAATGGTACTGTGTTATTTGATGGAGTGCAATACACACGAGAGACTTGGTATGATTTGGAAGAAGACGGAGTAGTTACCAGATATGGCTGTCCTTGCATTGGTAGAACTTGCTTGTGGAAATGTTGCGGTGAAGGGCAGGCTTTCTTCAACAAATCCTGTCTAAACACAGACTACAGTGCAGCGAATCCTTTCAATCCTCCAGTTCACAAAGGAAAAGATCAAGTGGATTTCGCATCTAACAAATTCTTTTACATGTACACAAAATTATGCACCGAGAGGTACCTGGTAGACCCAAATACTGGTCTAgaagatatatttatacaagag aATGCGAGTCTTTACTTGTCGACATCCAAAAGCGAAGTATGGCTCAATCCGTCGAGATACTGCGTCGATATGATGACCAATACAAATGATGATTTTCGCATGGTGGCCCTAGTGTGTTATCCTGATAAGGCTCCTGACGACGATAGCCCAGTACTGTACATCACTTATGCCATCG GGCTAATGATATCGATTCCTTTCCTATTGGCCACGTTTTTGGTGTACGCCTTCATCCCTGAGCTGCGGAACCTGCACGGTATGTGCTTGATGGCGTACTGTGGAGGCCTGATCGTCGCCTACATGTTTTTAGCCTACCTCAAATTGCATTCAGGCAAAATTGGTGTCGCCATGACCGGTTGTTATATCATTG CGTTCATCGTTTACTACGCGTTCCAAACGAGTTTCTTCTGGCTGAATGTAATGTGTTTCGACATATGGAGGACGTTCAG CGGTTATCGAGGCAGCAGTAACAAACGTCGAGAGAAGAAACGCTTCGTTCTCTACGGCGCATACGCGTGGGGTTTGCCCTTCATCCTCACTATCATCACCATTACAATGCAATTTGCTGACGTTCCCAACAACATTATCACGCCCGGCTTTGGAGCTATGAGGTGCTGGTTTACAA ACTGGATGAGCGAGTTAGTGTACTTTCTATCCCCTGTTCTCGTGCTCGTCGTGTGTAATGTGGTGTTATTCTCTGTGACCGCACACCGCATACGCTCCATCAGGCAGGAGACCGCTATACTGAAGGGCGCGGAGTCCGCGAGGAGTGATAAACTTAAACGGGACAAGCAGAG ATTCGGGTTATACCTCAAGTTGTTCATGGTGATGGGCGTGAACTGGACCGTGGAGATTATAAGCTTCTCCGTCGGCGGCTCCAACTGGTACTGGATCCTCATCGACATATCCAACATCGCTCTCGGCGCTGTCATTTTCCTCATTTTCGTGTGGAAGAAGAAAGTCCGCAATTTGGTTGCGAAGAA aTGGCGCAGTATACGTGGTATACGGAATACGGAGAGCGCAGCATGGGCCACGCGGTCCAGCTCCGCTCCGACAGAAGATACACGTATATCCAACGACGAGACAGCACTGCGACTTAAGGAAATACGATAG
- the LOC106717784 gene encoding bifunctional coenzyme A synthase isoform X2 — protein sequence MHFIHLVSELETMAKNGLVFVANTAKIHNLVSKAIKSVKNILYIKINGESGNLLPILSKQIVNIYSNASSQNTDVRLMLKPIKSGERIQTNHAIDLILYENELDKHIEELKNSVNNLEPGCKVKNFDSQISDKVSAEENMKTYEYVAVGGTFDRLHNGHKILLSQAALRATKHVTVGVTDVNMIQSKVLWELIEPVEKRIKGVLDFLTDINPDLEYKVEPIQDLYGPTKSDPRYELIVTSEETKRGGIKINEKREENGLRPLDMYVIGLAEDLATRHSAEEETKVSSSNKRMRLLGTLLKEPEPNPRIPSRPYVIGLAGGIASGKSNIAEKLKLKGAAVINCDLIAHDLYKPGLPLNRTLSEAFGEHIITENGEVDRRKLGQIVFSDKNELERLNQIVWPAVIEETQRRIKALGQEGYEVVVMEAAVMVRAKWYHYCHQLWAVIIPPNEAIKRLQERNNLSEEEARQRVEAQVSNSEQVAAANIVFSPYWSYEYTQSQIDKAWEHLQKYLNTNTTM from the exons atgcatTTTATTCACTTAG TTTCAGAACTGGAGACAATGGCTAAGAATGGCTTGGTTTTTGTTGCAAACACAGCAAAGATCCACAATTTAGTGTCTAAAGCCATAAaatcagttaaaaatatattatatattaaaattaatggtgAATCAGGAAATTTATTGCCCATATTAAGCAAGCAAATTGTTAACATCTATAGTAAT GCATCTTCACAAAATACAGATGTAAGATTGATGTTGAAACCAATTAAATCAGGTGAGAGAATACAAACAAATCATGCAATAGATCTCATACTATATGAAAATGAATTGGACAAACATATTGAAGAACTCAAGAATtctgtaaataatttagaacctggctgtaaagttaaaaattttg ATAGTCAAATATCAGATAAAGTATCTGCCGAAGAAAACATGAAGACCTATGAGTATGTAGCAGTCGGTGGTACATTTGATAGACTACACAATGGTCATAAGATCCTGTTGTCGCAGGCGGCTCTGCGTGCAACCAAACATGTGACAGTTGGGGTAACTGATGTAAATATGATTCAAT CGAAAGTTCTATGGGAGTTAATCGAGCCTGttgaaaaaagaataaagGGTGTGCTTGACTTTTTAACTGATATAAATCCGGATCTTGAGTATAAAGTTGAACCAATACAAGATTTATACGGACCTACTAAATCTGATCCGAGGTATGAG TTGATAGTGACAAGCGAGGAAACAAAAAGAGGTGGAATTAAAATCAACGAGAAACGAGAGGAAAATGGCCTTCGTCCCCTCGATATGTATGTAATAGGTCTAGCTGAGGATCTGGCCACCAGACATTCAGCCGAAGAAGAAACCAAAGTCAGTTCAAGTAATAAGAGGATGAGGTTACTAGGAACGTTGCTAAAGGAGCCGGAG CCAAATCCCCGTATACCATCGCGGCCTTATGTCATAGGATTAGCTGGCGGTATTGCCAGTGGAAAGAGCAATATTGCTGAGAAattaaa attAAAAGGGGCTGCGGTTATAAACTGTGATTTGATCGCTCACGACTTATATAAGCCCGGTCTGCCACTCAACCGGACCCTTTCGGAAGCTTTTGGTGAACATATCATCACAGAAAACGGTGAAGTCGACAGACGGAAACTAGGACAAATAGTATTTAGTGATAAG AATGAACTGGAAAGATTGAATCAGATAGTATGGCCGGCTGTGATAGAGGAGACACAGCGACGCATCAAAGCGCTAGGACAAGAAGGTTACGAAGTGGTTGTGATGGAGGCAGCTGTTATGGTGCGGGCTAAGTGGTACCACTACTGCCACCAACTGTGGGCAGTTATTATACCACCTAATGAG gCTATTAAAAGACTTCAGGAGCGAAACAATCTGTCAGAAGAGGAAGCACGACAACGTGTGGAGGCTCAAGTATCAAATTCCGAGCAAGTGGCCGCCGCTAATATTGTTTTCAGTCCGTATTGGAGCTATGAATATACACAATCCCAGATAGACAAAGCCTGGGAACATTTGCAGAAATATCTGAACACCAATACTACTatgtaa
- the LOC106717783 gene encoding bromodomain-containing protein DDB_G0270170, with protein MGGCRCSYRNCVVKSDGKTHMFHYPVFDKIRCHQWIVNARRFDFLDLKVSQVKNRVICQHHFKDECFMNFTKGKLTFEAVPTEDGPYCDSSKLVDNSHEFSKLYPIVVEDIENDLCPLDDKKANFSLKYSDFLTNSETLETSSLKTEDNKLKATQCANLSDINFILENNLDDKLNNINIGQGLDDAELFNDKLTANKNNIRKSQQLHPVLIVPPFSQITNSETTKSNEHSKIHMYSANNNNIKNNTISPKPKPKVKILSEKKVTEPVLFMGQFKPVSPSIVVNPVSEQNVQRLSDIVVGQQEHKNISLNQSINPIIEIIVPQPEEQIPNITIQNNNTLQEKNNNTPKNVGTPKSLVKNKISAKRIAAIQEKRKFNKKLKDVLESHAMKMEEPEHVNVKQIEQIIDNCQEKAQTPTKINKSSSMNIQNDDYLSRLEARMTRMENLLLNKIDQNSQKIIDLTQSLGTTTQKNKGVSTQTNDNIALYKKYLYTEISQYLSSETKNILYEELFINEQFAQKSQNMRSTRLKRRKYR; from the exons ATGGGAGGATGTCGTTGTTCCTATCGCAATTGCGTTGTTAAGTCTGATGGAAAAACTCATATGTTCCATTACCcagtatttgataaaataaggtGCCATCAATGGATTGTTAACGCACGTCGTTTCGATTTTCTGGATTTAAAAGTGTCGCAAGTTAAAAACAGAGTTATTTGTCAACATCACTTCAAAGATGAATGTTTTATGAATTTCACG AAAGGAAAACTTACCTTTGAAGCTGTACCTACTGAGGATGGACCTTATTGTGATTCAAGTAAATTGGTTGATAACTCACATGAGTTTTCAAAACTTTACCCCATAGTTGTTGAAGATATAGAAAATGATTTATGCCCATTAGATGATAAGAAAGCTAATTTTTCCCTAAAGTATTCAGATTTTCTAACCAATTCTGAGACTCTTGAAACTTCATCATTAAAAACtgaagataataaattaaaggcaACACAATGTGCTAATTTATccgatattaattttattttagaaaataatttagatgataaattgaataatataaatattggcCAAGGTCTAGATGACGCCGaattatttaatgacaaaTTGACTGCAAATAAGAATAACATTAGAAAGTCACAACAATTACATCCAGTACTCATTGTACCGCCATTCTCTCAGATAACTAATTCAGAAACTACTAAAAGCAATGAACATTCTAAAATTCATATGTATTCAgctaataataacaatattaaaaacaatacaatttcaCCTAAACCAAAACCAAAAGTAAAGATTTTATCAGAGAAGAAAGTAACAGAACCAGTTTTGTTTATGGGCCAATTTAAACCCGTATCCCCATCTATTGTTGTTAATCCAGTATCGGAACAAAATGTACAAAGACTAAGCGATATTGTAGTGGGGCAACaggaacataaaaatatctccttaaatcaaagtataaatccaataattgaaattattgtgcCACAACCTGAAGAACAAATACcaaatataacaatacaaaataataatacattacaagaaaaaaataacaacacacCTAAGAATGTTGGAACTCCAAAGTCattagtaaaaaacaaaatttctgCAAAAAGAATAGCAGCTAtacaagaaaaaagaaaatttaataagaaattaaaagacgTCTTAGAATCACATGCTATGAAAATGGAAGAACCTGAGCAtgttaatgtaaaacaaattgaacaaattattgacaatTGTCAAGAAAAAGCTCAAACACccactaaaattaataaatcaagttCAATGAATATACAGAATGATGATTATTTATCTCGTCTAGAAGCCAGAATGACAAGAATGGAAAATCTATTGTTGAATAAAATAGATCAAAATTCACAGAAAATAATTGACCTAACACAATCTCTAGGAACTACAACGCAAAAGAATAAAGGAGTATCAACTCAGACAAATGATAATATTGCactttataagaaatatttatatacggAAATATCTCAATATTTAAGTTCAGAAacgaaaaatattctttacgaggaattatttattaatgaacaGTTTGCACAAAAATCTCAAAACATGAGATCTACAAGGTTAAAACGGAGGAAgtatagataa
- the LOC106717784 gene encoding bifunctional coenzyme A synthase isoform X1, translating to MFNSVYLVSLAIVSISVLISYILINTNTVSELETMAKNGLVFVANTAKIHNLVSKAIKSVKNILYIKINGESGNLLPILSKQIVNIYSNASSQNTDVRLMLKPIKSGERIQTNHAIDLILYENELDKHIEELKNSVNNLEPGCKVKNFDSQISDKVSAEENMKTYEYVAVGGTFDRLHNGHKILLSQAALRATKHVTVGVTDVNMIQSKVLWELIEPVEKRIKGVLDFLTDINPDLEYKVEPIQDLYGPTKSDPRYELIVTSEETKRGGIKINEKREENGLRPLDMYVIGLAEDLATRHSAEEETKVSSSNKRMRLLGTLLKEPEPNPRIPSRPYVIGLAGGIASGKSNIAEKLKLKGAAVINCDLIAHDLYKPGLPLNRTLSEAFGEHIITENGEVDRRKLGQIVFSDKNELERLNQIVWPAVIEETQRRIKALGQEGYEVVVMEAAVMVRAKWYHYCHQLWAVIIPPNEAIKRLQERNNLSEEEARQRVEAQVSNSEQVAAANIVFSPYWSYEYTQSQIDKAWEHLQKYLNTNTTM from the exons ATGTTCAACTCAGTTTATCTAGTATCACTTGCTATTGTATCCATATCAGTtcttatttcatatattttaattaatacaaatacag TTTCAGAACTGGAGACAATGGCTAAGAATGGCTTGGTTTTTGTTGCAAACACAGCAAAGATCCACAATTTAGTGTCTAAAGCCATAAaatcagttaaaaatatattatatattaaaattaatggtgAATCAGGAAATTTATTGCCCATATTAAGCAAGCAAATTGTTAACATCTATAGTAAT GCATCTTCACAAAATACAGATGTAAGATTGATGTTGAAACCAATTAAATCAGGTGAGAGAATACAAACAAATCATGCAATAGATCTCATACTATATGAAAATGAATTGGACAAACATATTGAAGAACTCAAGAATtctgtaaataatttagaacctggctgtaaagttaaaaattttg ATAGTCAAATATCAGATAAAGTATCTGCCGAAGAAAACATGAAGACCTATGAGTATGTAGCAGTCGGTGGTACATTTGATAGACTACACAATGGTCATAAGATCCTGTTGTCGCAGGCGGCTCTGCGTGCAACCAAACATGTGACAGTTGGGGTAACTGATGTAAATATGATTCAAT CGAAAGTTCTATGGGAGTTAATCGAGCCTGttgaaaaaagaataaagGGTGTGCTTGACTTTTTAACTGATATAAATCCGGATCTTGAGTATAAAGTTGAACCAATACAAGATTTATACGGACCTACTAAATCTGATCCGAGGTATGAG TTGATAGTGACAAGCGAGGAAACAAAAAGAGGTGGAATTAAAATCAACGAGAAACGAGAGGAAAATGGCCTTCGTCCCCTCGATATGTATGTAATAGGTCTAGCTGAGGATCTGGCCACCAGACATTCAGCCGAAGAAGAAACCAAAGTCAGTTCAAGTAATAAGAGGATGAGGTTACTAGGAACGTTGCTAAAGGAGCCGGAG CCAAATCCCCGTATACCATCGCGGCCTTATGTCATAGGATTAGCTGGCGGTATTGCCAGTGGAAAGAGCAATATTGCTGAGAAattaaa attAAAAGGGGCTGCGGTTATAAACTGTGATTTGATCGCTCACGACTTATATAAGCCCGGTCTGCCACTCAACCGGACCCTTTCGGAAGCTTTTGGTGAACATATCATCACAGAAAACGGTGAAGTCGACAGACGGAAACTAGGACAAATAGTATTTAGTGATAAG AATGAACTGGAAAGATTGAATCAGATAGTATGGCCGGCTGTGATAGAGGAGACACAGCGACGCATCAAAGCGCTAGGACAAGAAGGTTACGAAGTGGTTGTGATGGAGGCAGCTGTTATGGTGCGGGCTAAGTGGTACCACTACTGCCACCAACTGTGGGCAGTTATTATACCACCTAATGAG gCTATTAAAAGACTTCAGGAGCGAAACAATCTGTCAGAAGAGGAAGCACGACAACGTGTGGAGGCTCAAGTATCAAATTCCGAGCAAGTGGCCGCCGCTAATATTGTTTTCAGTCCGTATTGGAGCTATGAATATACACAATCCCAGATAGACAAAGCCTGGGAACATTTGCAGAAATATCTGAACACCAATACTACTatgtaa